The following proteins come from a genomic window of Maribacter sp. HTCC2170:
- the glmS gene encoding glutamine--fructose-6-phosphate transaminase (isomerizing): MCGIVGYIGHRDAYPIVVKGLQRLEYRGYDSAGIALYDGTDINLSKTKGKVEDLKNKSKSTISLKGSLGIGHTRWATHGVPNDINSHPHYSNSGDLVIIHNGIIENYESVKKELIKRGYTFSSDTDTEVLVNLIEEVQKTEGVMLGQAVQIALNQVVGAYAIAVFDKKKPDELVVAKLGSPLAIGIGENEFFIASDASPFIEFTNNAVYLEDEEMAIVRLGKEIKLRKIKNDAVAYPNILELQMNLEEIEKGGYDHFMLKEIYEQPRAILDTFRGRLLADQGLIKMAGIDQHLEKFLNADRIIIVACGTSWHAGLVAEYIFEDLARIPVEVEYASEFRYRNPVITDKDVLIAISQSGETADTLAAIKLAKEKGAFVFGVCNVVGSSIARETHAGAYTHAGPEIGVASTKAFTTQITVLTLLALKLAKEKGEFSESKFHEFLTELETIPSKVEKALESNTLVEIIADVYKDSQNCLYLGRGYNFPVALEGALKLKEISYIHAEGYPAAEMKHGPIALIDEQMPVIVIATKKGHYEKVVSNIQEIKSRKGKIIAVVTEGDDQVTELADHVIEVPETLESLTPLLTTIPLQLLSYHIAVMRECNVDQPRNLAKSVTVE; the protein is encoded by the coding sequence ATGTGCGGAATTGTAGGATATATTGGGCATAGAGATGCCTATCCAATAGTTGTAAAAGGTCTTCAGCGTTTGGAATATAGGGGTTATGACAGCGCAGGTATTGCACTTTATGACGGAACCGATATAAATCTTTCAAAAACCAAGGGTAAGGTTGAAGATTTAAAAAATAAATCAAAATCAACTATATCGCTTAAAGGTTCATTGGGAATTGGTCATACTAGGTGGGCAACACATGGTGTTCCCAATGACATTAATTCACATCCGCACTATTCAAATTCAGGAGATTTGGTAATTATTCATAATGGGATTATAGAAAATTATGAATCCGTTAAAAAGGAGTTGATTAAAAGGGGCTATACTTTTTCTTCTGATACTGATACAGAAGTTTTGGTCAACCTTATTGAGGAAGTTCAAAAAACTGAAGGAGTAATGCTTGGGCAAGCGGTGCAAATAGCACTTAACCAAGTTGTTGGAGCCTATGCAATAGCCGTTTTTGACAAGAAAAAACCAGATGAATTGGTTGTGGCTAAATTAGGTAGTCCTTTAGCCATAGGTATAGGTGAAAATGAGTTTTTTATTGCATCTGATGCATCACCTTTTATCGAATTCACGAATAATGCAGTTTATCTTGAAGATGAGGAAATGGCAATTGTGCGTTTGGGTAAGGAAATAAAACTGAGAAAGATAAAGAATGATGCGGTTGCTTATCCGAATATACTGGAACTTCAAATGAATTTGGAGGAGATAGAAAAAGGAGGATATGATCATTTTATGCTAAAGGAAATTTATGAACAGCCAAGAGCAATTTTGGACACTTTCAGAGGTCGTTTATTGGCAGATCAAGGTTTGATTAAAATGGCAGGAATTGACCAGCACTTGGAAAAATTCTTAAATGCAGATAGAATAATCATTGTGGCATGTGGTACTTCTTGGCACGCTGGTTTGGTAGCGGAATATATTTTTGAAGACTTGGCAAGAATTCCTGTTGAGGTAGAGTATGCGTCAGAATTTAGATATAGAAATCCTGTTATTACTGATAAGGATGTATTGATTGCCATTTCGCAATCAGGGGAGACAGCTGATACTTTGGCGGCAATTAAATTGGCGAAAGAAAAAGGAGCCTTTGTGTTTGGAGTATGTAATGTAGTCGGCTCTTCAATTGCAAGGGAAACTCATGCTGGGGCTTATACCCACGCTGGTCCAGAAATTGGGGTTGCCTCGACCAAGGCGTTTACAACCCAAATTACTGTCCTCACTTTGTTGGCTTTGAAATTGGCCAAGGAAAAAGGTGAATTTTCAGAATCTAAGTTCCATGAGTTTTTAACAGAGTTAGAAACTATCCCATCTAAAGTAGAAAAGGCATTGGAGTCGAATACTCTGGTTGAAATAATAGCAGACGTCTATAAAGATTCTCAGAACTGTCTTTATTTAGGAAGAGGATATAATTTTCCAGTAGCTTTAGAGGGTGCTCTAAAATTGAAAGAGATTAGTTATATACACGCAGAGGGCTATCCTGCTGCAGAAATGAAGCATGGCCCAATTGCTTTGATTGATGAGCAAATGCCAGTTATTGTAATTGCCACTAAAAAAGGGCATTATGAAAAAGTGGTAAGTAATATTCAAGAGATCAAGTCACGAAAAGGTAAAATCATAGCCGTTGTAACAGAAGGTGATGATCAGGTGACCGAATTGGCGGACCATGTTATTGAAGTTCCGGAAACTTTGGAGAGTTTAACTCCACTTTTGACAACAATTCCGCTTCAGTTGCTTTCATACCATATTGCCGTAATGCGGGAATGTAATGTGGATCAGCCTAGGAACTTGGCAAAATCTGTGACCGTAGAGTAG
- a CDS encoding DUF2007 domain-containing protein has product MSKENTFYTIASFDYPADVQILKGKLESEGVPVFLKDENTLNSDPLISYAIGGVKLQVYTKHKEKALKIYDAIRAYALDDEGNPIVCPNCKAKKSELYYHRKGIFLKLFPFFESRKYKCLQCGIITKSN; this is encoded by the coding sequence ATGAGTAAGGAAAATACTTTTTATACCATAGCCTCTTTTGATTATCCTGCCGACGTACAGATTTTAAAAGGCAAACTTGAATCTGAAGGGGTGCCCGTATTTCTTAAGGATGAAAACACACTTAATTCGGACCCTTTAATTAGCTATGCCATTGGTGGCGTGAAGCTTCAGGTGTATACAAAGCACAAGGAGAAGGCATTGAAAATATACGACGCTATTCGAGCCTATGCCTTAGATGATGAAGGAAACCCCATTGTTTGCCCAAATTGTAAGGCCAAAAAATCTGAGCTCTATTATCACAGAAAAGGAATTTTTCTTAAACTATTCCCCTTTTTTGAAAGTAGAAAATACAAGTGCCTACAATGTGGAATTATTACCAAATCAAATTAA
- a CDS encoding F0F1 ATP synthase subunit epsilon produces MYLEIVSPEATLFAGEVTSVTVPGINGEFQMLKDHAPIVSLLQNGNVIVDGDITIEEEFESKFTSDANGRTVLAINSGTIEMNDNKVIVLAD; encoded by the coding sequence ATGTATTTAGAAATTGTATCACCTGAAGCAACTTTATTCGCTGGAGAAGTGACTTCAGTTACCGTTCCTGGAATCAATGGAGAATTTCAAATGTTGAAAGATCACGCCCCTATAGTTTCGTTATTGCAAAATGGTAATGTGATTGTAGATGGTGATATAACAATTGAAGAGGAATTTGAAAGTAAATTCACCAGTGATGCTAATGGACGTACTGTACTTGCCATTAATAGTGGGACTATTGAGATGAATGATAATAAAGTCATCGTTTTAGCAGATTAA
- a CDS encoding TonB-dependent receptor, translated as MRTILFLSLLMLGTIGMAQTTISGNIVDQNNEPVPGANVIIVGKAIGAVTDFDGNFTLQTSEIPPFQLKITSIGYTDEFEEITSNNQTITVVMSEASTILDEIVISASRTPERLFESPVSVERFGLKEIQNTASASFYGGLENLKGVDINTNSLTFQSINTRGFASFANTRFMQLVDGMDNSSPALNFVMGNLVGMNDLDVQSVEILPGASSALYGANAFNGILFMRSKNPFDFQGISSYFKTGITSQDAAGDNEYYDIGIRAAHAFSDKLAVKASFSYMEGTDWHAANEEDLNNPGLTRADPGYDGLNVYGEAVSTTLNFDALAGLPSGTLGSAFVTRTGYAERDLTDYGAESVKFDGAIHYRPFADDFEIIFNSRIGRGATIYQGANRYYINNFSLQQHKLEFKNDNFFVRGYITSENAGDSYDTRLAAVNVNRKWKRDAPNPNDPSEASWFGDYAATYIGAKLGVGTGVQLDDATAHAAARAAADTGRLIPGTPAFQSAFNTVIADGNVSTGARFIDNTKLRHVDANYNLSHLTSDFADIQVGGSYREYELNSSGTIFTDNDGPIPYQEYGLYTQIQKKFMDERIKFTGSVRYDKNELFDGFVSPRASLTYTVGENRNHNFRGSFQTGFRNPTTQDLYIGLDAGRAHLVGASPDNLDRYVIDVPVSTNGAAIVGSNSVTLVGRAAYENTFSLSSLAAGAPEAVNTPLVKPEKVTAMELGYRGQIGKVVIDVSGYYNDYEDFISQKLVVSPKYGQAGDGGLSLLALQNGDTQVWNAYTNSLADITSYGVTAGIEAKVLGNFDVGVNYTYSDFDFDQSSDPDFQPQFNTPRNKVKASFGNTELFKNVGFNVNYRWTETFLWQNSFATGKVPSFSVLDAQVNLAVPSIKSVFKVGASNLLGDEYTTAIGTGFIGSQYYLSWTINN; from the coding sequence ATGAGAACGATTCTATTTTTATCCCTGTTGATGCTGGGTACTATCGGCATGGCACAGACAACGATTTCTGGAAACATTGTTGATCAAAACAATGAACCCGTGCCAGGGGCTAATGTAATTATTGTTGGAAAAGCAATAGGTGCCGTAACTGATTTTGACGGTAATTTTACACTGCAAACTTCTGAAATCCCCCCATTTCAATTAAAAATAACAAGCATTGGATATACCGATGAATTCGAGGAGATAACCTCGAATAACCAAACAATCACTGTTGTGATGTCCGAGGCATCTACAATTTTGGATGAGATTGTAATTTCTGCTTCAAGGACCCCAGAAAGGCTTTTCGAATCACCTGTTTCTGTTGAGCGTTTTGGATTAAAGGAAATTCAAAATACCGCTTCTGCTTCATTTTATGGAGGTTTAGAGAATCTAAAAGGAGTAGATATCAATACAAACAGTTTAACATTTCAATCAATAAATACTAGGGGCTTTGCAAGTTTTGCCAATACCCGTTTTATGCAGTTGGTTGATGGGATGGACAATTCCTCGCCTGCATTGAACTTTGTAATGGGGAACTTAGTAGGTATGAATGACCTCGATGTTCAAAGTGTAGAGATTCTTCCAGGAGCTTCTTCTGCGTTATATGGTGCGAATGCCTTCAATGGTATCTTGTTTATGAGAAGTAAAAATCCGTTCGATTTCCAAGGAATCAGCAGTTATTTCAAAACAGGAATCACATCCCAAGATGCCGCTGGGGATAATGAGTATTATGATATTGGTATTCGTGCGGCCCATGCTTTTAGCGATAAACTGGCTGTAAAAGCAAGCTTTTCTTATATGGAGGGTACTGATTGGCATGCGGCGAATGAAGAAGATTTGAACAACCCAGGTTTAACCAGAGCAGACCCAGGTTATGATGGGCTTAATGTTTATGGTGAGGCAGTATCCACTACACTTAACTTTGATGCTTTAGCGGGCTTACCCTCAGGAACTTTGGGTTCTGCATTTGTGACAAGAACTGGGTATGCCGAACGTGATTTGACTGATTATGGAGCGGAAAGTGTAAAGTTTGATGGAGCCATACATTATAGACCGTTTGCTGACGATTTTGAAATTATCTTTAATAGCAGGATTGGTCGTGGGGCTACCATTTATCAAGGAGCTAACAGGTATTATATCAATAACTTCTCATTACAACAACATAAGCTTGAATTTAAGAACGATAACTTTTTTGTAAGGGGTTATATCACCTCGGAAAATGCTGGTGATTCATATGATACAAGATTAGCAGCCGTCAATGTCAATAGAAAATGGAAAAGGGATGCTCCGAACCCGAATGACCCCAGTGAGGCTTCTTGGTTTGGCGACTACGCGGCTACCTATATTGGAGCAAAACTAGGAGTTGGTACAGGTGTACAATTGGATGATGCTACCGCTCATGCAGCTGCACGAGCTGCTGCGGATACTGGCAGGCTAATTCCTGGGACTCCAGCATTCCAAAGTGCATTTAATACGGTGATTGCGGATGGGAATGTGTCTACTGGTGCTAGGTTCATTGACAACACAAAATTAAGACATGTTGATGCTAATTATAATCTAAGTCATTTAACAAGTGATTTTGCCGACATACAAGTAGGTGGGTCTTATCGTGAATATGAGCTGAATTCGAGCGGTACTATTTTTACCGATAACGATGGGCCTATTCCTTATCAAGAATATGGTCTATATACCCAAATCCAAAAGAAATTTATGGATGAGCGAATTAAGTTCACGGGCTCGGTACGTTATGACAAGAATGAACTGTTTGATGGGTTTGTTTCTCCAAGAGCTTCGTTGACTTATACTGTTGGCGAAAACAGAAATCATAATTTTAGGGGGTCATTCCAAACAGGTTTTAGAAATCCAACCACCCAAGATTTATATATAGGACTTGATGCAGGACGTGCTCATTTGGTTGGAGCTTCTCCTGATAACCTAGATAGGTATGTAATTGATGTTCCTGTTTCTACAAACGGAGCAGCAATTGTTGGTTCTAATTCGGTTACTTTGGTAGGACGCGCAGCTTATGAAAACACTTTTTCCCTCAGTTCCCTAGCCGCCGGAGCACCTGAAGCCGTTAATACTCCATTGGTAAAACCTGAAAAAGTAACAGCAATGGAATTAGGATATAGAGGCCAAATTGGGAAAGTGGTGATAGATGTAAGCGGTTACTATAATGATTATGAAGATTTTATTTCACAAAAATTAGTTGTGTCGCCAAAATATGGCCAAGCAGGTGATGGTGGTTTGTCTTTATTAGCATTGCAGAATGGTGACACCCAAGTATGGAATGCTTATACCAATTCATTGGCAGATATTACTTCTTATGGAGTTACTGCGGGTATAGAGGCTAAGGTACTTGGCAATTTTGATGTAGGAGTGAACTATACGTATTCTGATTTTGATTTTGACCAATCATCCGATCCAGATTTCCAACCTCAGTTTAACACACCAAGAAACAAGGTTAAAGCTTCGTTCGGTAATACTGAGCTGTTCAAGAACGTTGGATTTAATGTAAACTATAGATGGACAGAGACTTTCCTATGGCAAAATTCATTTGCAACAGGTAAAGTTCCATCTTTTAGCGTATTGGACGCACAGGTGAATTTGGCAGTTCCAAGTATAAAGTCGGTATTTAAAGTAGGGGCTTCCAATTTATTGGGAGATGAATACACCACGGCAATAGGAACTGGTTTTATAGGTTCACAGTATTACTTGTCATGGACAATCAATAATTAG
- the atpD gene encoding F0F1 ATP synthase subunit beta gives MSKVAGKVSQIIGPVVDVEFQSGSDLPKIYDSLEIVNKDGSILVLEVQSHVGENTVRTISMDSTDGLSRGTEVNATGSAIQMPIGDDIYGRLFNVIGDAIDGIGDLPKAGKDGLPIHREAPKFEDLSTSTEVLFTGIKVIDLIEPYAKGGKIGLFGGAGVGKTVLIQELINNIAKGHGGLSVFAGVGERTREGNDLLREMLESGIIKYGDDFLHSMEEGGWDLSKVDKKAMKESKATFVFGQMNEPPGARARVALSGLTIAEYFRDGAGEGQGKDVLFFVDNIFRFTQAGSEVSALLGRMPSAVGYQPTLATEMGAMQERITSTKRGSITSVQAVYVPADDLTDPAPATTFAHLDATTVLSRKIAELGIYPAVDPLDSTSRILTPEILGNDHYACAQRVKELLQRYKELQDIIAILGMEELSEEDKLAVGRARRVQRFLSQPFHVAEQFTGIPGVLVDIKETIKGFNMIMEGELDHLPESAFNLKGTIEEAMEAGEKMLAEA, from the coding sequence ATGTCGAAAGTTGCAGGTAAAGTTTCCCAGATTATTGGGCCAGTTGTAGATGTTGAATTTCAATCTGGATCAGATCTTCCAAAAATTTATGATTCATTGGAAATCGTAAACAAGGATGGTTCAATTTTGGTTTTAGAAGTTCAATCCCATGTTGGAGAAAATACAGTAAGAACTATCTCAATGGATTCTACTGATGGTTTGAGCAGAGGAACTGAGGTAAACGCAACAGGAAGTGCAATACAGATGCCAATTGGTGATGATATCTATGGACGTTTGTTCAATGTGATTGGTGATGCCATTGACGGTATTGGTGATTTACCAAAAGCAGGCAAAGACGGTTTACCAATTCACAGAGAGGCTCCAAAATTTGAAGACCTTTCAACTTCAACTGAAGTTCTTTTCACTGGTATCAAGGTTATTGATTTAATTGAGCCATATGCAAAAGGTGGAAAGATTGGATTGTTCGGTGGTGCAGGTGTTGGTAAAACAGTATTGATTCAGGAATTGATCAACAACATTGCAAAAGGTCACGGTGGACTTTCGGTTTTTGCGGGTGTAGGTGAACGTACTCGTGAGGGTAACGATTTACTTCGTGAGATGTTGGAATCAGGAATTATAAAATATGGTGATGACTTTTTGCATTCTATGGAAGAAGGCGGATGGGATTTATCAAAAGTAGATAAGAAAGCGATGAAAGAGTCTAAGGCTACTTTCGTTTTTGGTCAAATGAACGAACCTCCTGGTGCACGTGCTCGTGTGGCACTTTCAGGATTGACCATCGCAGAATATTTTCGTGATGGTGCAGGCGAAGGACAAGGAAAAGACGTACTATTCTTTGTAGATAATATTTTCCGTTTTACACAAGCAGGGTCTGAGGTATCGGCACTTTTAGGTCGTATGCCATCTGCGGTAGGTTACCAACCAACATTGGCAACGGAGATGGGAGCAATGCAAGAACGTATTACTTCTACCAAAAGAGGATCTATTACTTCTGTACAGGCAGTTTATGTACCTGCGGATGATTTAACGGATCCGGCACCAGCAACAACATTTGCTCACTTAGATGCAACTACGGTACTTTCTCGTAAGATTGCTGAGCTTGGTATTTATCCAGCTGTGGATCCTTTGGATTCAACTTCAAGGATTTTGACTCCTGAGATATTGGGTAACGATCATTATGCTTGTGCCCAAAGAGTAAAAGAGTTATTGCAACGTTATAAAGAATTACAGGATATTATCGCCATCCTTGGTATGGAGGAATTATCTGAAGAGGATAAATTGGCCGTAGGTAGAGCAAGACGTGTTCAACGTTTCCTTTCGCAACCTTTCCATGTAGCTGAGCAGTTTACTGGTATCCCAGGTGTATTGGTTGATATTAAGGAGACTATAAAAGGGTTTAACATGATTATGGAGGGTGAATTAGACCACTTACCAGAATCTGCCTTTAACCTTAAGGGAACCATAGAGGAAGCTATGGAGGCTGGAGAGAAAATGTTAGCTGAAGCGTAA
- a CDS encoding DUF4270 domain-containing protein: MSFFKRLKFPAFAGFLLVLILASCENDITTIGAEVIGGEPFTTDKAVYDVFAYNNKVEAVRTNKLPHYQLGIFNDPIYGKTEARITSQLLLPTSRPKFGVYSQEVEDNAENDDSVSTIDENEIATEVFLYIPYLRNLQSDTDGDGLIDELDSDPEDSTSDTDGDGVSDNQEKLNGTDPLNEDTDGDGINDDEDDSTIKDNFAKKIDLDSIYINNSVYNKDVTTSFNIKVERSTYFLRDLDPNTNFQEAQEYYSTQQFSPSFVSDLLYEGEVIVSNEQILIDQEDDPNTEEVDESGVSKRLEPGIRVPLDIDFFQANIIDREDGSEMVSQANFNEFMRGIHLSTSSITDDVMLLLDMKAANITIGYNYDSIDLNETADDTSDDEIVQKKGEFIFSMLRETQDGAIVGNAVNTFENEIYPGAIDGVMDAEENASRIYLKGGSGTYSKINLFSEDEEEAQEVINQIKAENWIINEANLVFYIDQEALEMAGGIIEPPRLYLHNAESKAPLINTATENSNQETIKLFGLFQNYDGIINKSSDDKGEKYTVRITDHINNLIIRDSTSATLGLTLTPDIEFIGVSDAMFDNGEEEIPVAATLTPLGTVLYGSEIDDPAYIDKKLKLEIFYTKTEQ; this comes from the coding sequence ATGAGTTTTTTTAAGAGATTGAAATTTCCTGCTTTCGCGGGATTTTTACTTGTTTTGATTCTTGCATCCTGCGAGAATGATATCACAACTATAGGTGCAGAAGTCATTGGTGGAGAGCCCTTTACAACGGACAAAGCTGTTTATGATGTTTTTGCCTATAACAATAAAGTTGAGGCAGTTAGGACTAACAAACTGCCGCACTACCAATTGGGAATTTTTAATGATCCCATTTATGGAAAAACAGAAGCTAGAATAACTTCGCAATTGTTATTGCCAACAAGTAGACCAAAATTTGGGGTATATTCTCAAGAAGTCGAGGATAATGCTGAGAACGATGATTCCGTAAGTACTATAGACGAAAATGAAATCGCAACAGAAGTTTTTCTTTATATCCCCTATTTAAGGAATTTGCAATCAGATACTGACGGAGATGGCCTTATAGATGAACTGGATAGTGATCCAGAAGATTCAACCAGTGATACCGATGGTGACGGTGTAAGTGATAATCAAGAAAAATTGAACGGGACAGACCCTTTGAACGAAGATACTGATGGTGATGGTATAAATGATGATGAAGATGACTCAACCATAAAAGACAATTTCGCCAAGAAAATAGATTTAGATAGTATTTATATTAACAATTCAGTCTATAACAAAGATGTAACCACGTCTTTTAATATTAAGGTAGAACGTTCTACCTATTTCTTAAGAGATTTGGATCCCAACACAAACTTTCAAGAAGCACAAGAATACTATTCCACACAGCAGTTTTCCCCAAGTTTCGTTTCTGACCTTCTTTATGAGGGAGAGGTTATTGTTAGCAACGAACAGATTTTGATTGATCAAGAAGATGATCCAAATACAGAAGAGGTTGACGAATCAGGCGTGTCAAAGAGGCTTGAGCCAGGAATTAGGGTTCCGTTGGATATAGACTTTTTTCAAGCAAATATAATTGATAGAGAAGATGGCTCGGAAATGGTGAGCCAGGCCAATTTTAATGAGTTTATGAGAGGCATTCACCTTTCTACCTCAAGTATTACTGATGATGTTATGCTACTATTGGATATGAAAGCGGCAAACATCACCATCGGATATAATTATGATAGCATTGATCTTAATGAAACAGCGGATGATACTTCTGATGACGAAATAGTGCAAAAAAAGGGTGAATTTATTTTTTCAATGTTAAGGGAAACCCAAGATGGCGCTATTGTTGGTAATGCCGTAAATACCTTTGAAAATGAGATTTACCCAGGAGCCATTGATGGTGTTATGGATGCCGAGGAAAATGCTTCTAGAATTTACCTTAAAGGAGGCTCAGGAACCTATTCAAAAATCAATTTGTTCTCGGAGGATGAAGAGGAAGCACAAGAGGTAATTAATCAGATCAAAGCTGAAAACTGGATTATCAATGAAGCTAATCTGGTGTTTTACATTGATCAAGAAGCCCTAGAAATGGCTGGTGGTATAATTGAGCCCCCACGTTTATATTTGCACAATGCGGAATCGAAGGCTCCATTGATTAATACCGCTACTGAGAATTCCAATCAAGAGACTATCAAGCTTTTTGGGCTTTTTCAAAATTACGATGGAATCATTAATAAATCTTCGGATGACAAAGGTGAAAAATATACTGTTAGGATAACTGACCATATTAATAATCTGATTATAAGGGATTCCACAAGTGCCACACTTGGACTAACACTTACTCCAGATATTGAATTTATAGGAGTTAGTGATGCCATGTTTGACAATGGTGAAGAAGAGATACCCGTTGCTGCAACCTTAACACCTTTAGGAACTGTGCTTTATGGTAGTGAGATAGATGATCCAGCATATATTGACAAAAAATTGAAACTCGAAATATTCTACACCAAAACGGAACAGTAA
- a CDS encoding M61 family metallopeptidase: MKYRILFAFLLLISTYGTSQTISYEISFENAVHHEAQIAATFTNIKEVSFSLRMSRTSPGRYALHEFAKNVYGFTATNSQGRKLKTIRPNNHEWQISGHDGTININYILFANRGDGTYSQIDETHAHLNIPATFMFAPSLEKKPIQVKFNLRDDLNWRIATQLPLVSGTTYSAPNLEYFMDSPTEISDFSLREFKVDAQNVRLALHHNGTEEEVDTYFEKVKKVVIEQEKVYSELPKFDFNTYTFLACYIPNASGDGMEHRNSTVLTSTRSLANGGMERNIGTVSHEFFHAWNVERIRPQSLEPFDFKEANMSGELWFAEGFTSYYTNLILCRAGLITPKTYIEGLAGGFNYVWNSAGRNFFNPIEMSYQAPFVDAATTVDPVNRDNTFISYYSYGSVLGLALDLSLRDHNLNLDDYMKLAWKTFGKNEKPYTINDLHQTLNTYAGKSFGDAFFDNYIYKSKMPDYKSLFESMGVILLQESEQPYFGASAGINGEGKAIIQRNTQINRAAYKAGLEKGDVIISINGKGFEKGQKFNDIIKQFKIGDVLNIDYTRFGKTKTTTVKLDSSPRYSMVFDNEATDEMIVKRKAWLEKE, translated from the coding sequence ATGAAATATAGAATTCTCTTTGCATTTCTCCTGTTAATTAGCACTTATGGTACGTCTCAAACCATATCCTACGAAATATCCTTTGAAAATGCTGTACACCATGAAGCCCAAATAGCAGCTACATTTACCAATATAAAGGAAGTTTCTTTTTCATTAAGAATGAGTCGAACTTCCCCAGGTCGTTATGCTTTACATGAATTTGCTAAAAATGTATATGGGTTCACTGCTACTAATAGTCAAGGAAGAAAACTTAAAACTATACGTCCAAATAATCATGAATGGCAAATCTCTGGTCATGATGGCACAATTAATATCAACTATATTTTATTCGCCAATCGAGGGGACGGAACATACTCACAAATTGATGAAACCCATGCCCATCTAAATATTCCTGCAACTTTTATGTTTGCTCCCAGCTTAGAGAAAAAACCTATTCAAGTGAAATTCAATTTAAGGGATGATTTGAATTGGAGGATCGCCACCCAATTACCTTTAGTTTCTGGAACAACTTATTCTGCTCCCAATTTAGAATATTTTATGGATAGTCCGACAGAAATAAGTGATTTTAGCCTTAGAGAGTTCAAAGTTGACGCTCAAAATGTTCGACTGGCATTACATCACAATGGCACCGAAGAGGAAGTGGACACCTATTTTGAAAAGGTTAAAAAAGTAGTTATTGAACAAGAAAAGGTATACTCCGAATTACCCAAATTCGATTTTAATACCTATACTTTTCTTGCTTGTTATATTCCCAATGCATCAGGTGACGGCATGGAACATCGTAATTCAACCGTTTTGACAAGTACAAGAAGTCTTGCAAATGGAGGAATGGAACGAAATATTGGTACGGTATCACACGAATTTTTCCATGCTTGGAATGTGGAGCGCATACGACCACAATCGTTGGAGCCCTTTGATTTTAAAGAAGCAAATATGAGTGGTGAACTCTGGTTTGCTGAAGGATTCACAAGCTATTATACCAATCTCATTTTATGTAGGGCCGGACTTATTACACCAAAAACATATATTGAAGGATTGGCTGGAGGATTTAATTATGTATGGAATTCGGCAGGGCGCAACTTTTTTAACCCTATTGAAATGAGTTATCAAGCTCCTTTTGTTGATGCCGCAACAACCGTTGATCCAGTGAATAGAGACAACACCTTTATTTCTTATTATTCTTACGGAAGTGTTCTTGGTCTGGCATTAGATCTTTCCCTAAGAGATCATAATTTAAATTTAGATGATTATATGAAATTAGCCTGGAAAACGTTTGGCAAGAATGAAAAGCCATATACCATCAATGACCTGCATCAAACATTGAATACCTATGCAGGTAAATCGTTTGGTGATGCTTTTTTCGACAACTATATCTACAAGAGTAAAATGCCTGATTATAAGAGCCTTTTTGAAAGCATGGGGGTAATTCTATTGCAAGAAAGCGAACAGCCCTACTTTGGCGCTTCAGCAGGTATAAATGGTGAAGGAAAAGCAATCATACAACGAAATACGCAAATAAACAGGGCCGCTTATAAAGCTGGTTTGGAGAAAGGGGATGTCATTATAAGTATCAATGGAAAAGGATTTGAAAAAGGCCAAAAATTCAATGATATCATTAAGCAATTTAAAATAGGTGATGTTTTGAACATCGACTATACCCGATTTGGAAAGACTAAGACAACCACAGTAAAACTTGACTCCAGTCCAAGGTACAGTATGGTTTTTGACAATGAAGCAACTGATGAAATGATAGTAAAAAGGAAAGCTTGGTTGGAAAAGGAATGA